Below is a window of Maylandia zebra isolate NMK-2024a linkage group LG19, Mzebra_GT3a, whole genome shotgun sequence DNA.
ACAGCTCAAAGCAGGCAGCCTCTTAAATGTCAGCCAGAGTTTAATGAGCTGAGCTGAACCACAAAGCAGAAAGCTCTGTGGACCCCAAATATCTACAGAATGTACAGTAGAAGCTCAGACGAGAGTTTAATAACAGTCTCAGTGAAAGCGGGACGGCGGGAACCGTGAAGGACAATACAAATGATTCACTCACCAGTACTTTAGGAGTGGGTGGCAGGCCGTTGATAGCTGGTTTCtaaggaggaggggaggaaatGAAAACCATAAGATAATATAGATGCAAAAGACAGAACAATTATCCTAAACTTAGCTCCATAATTTTAAAACCAGCCTGAACAATAAGCAAAAGAACAAAATGCTTGTGTGAGTGTCCTGTCAAAGTCAATTAAATATGAAACATGAATGGATGCCAAGTTTCCCCCATTAACCAGCCACATTTGGATATAACAAAGGAAAAGCATCATATTTGAGGTTTCAGTTTGAGTTCAGTCAGCTAGCTGGAGGCACTGCATGTATCAAATGTATGCTGTATGTTGTAGTATCACATGACATTTTATTCTTAATCCAATGAGACTAAATGTAGCTATTATGTGTTACAATCAGAAACTATAAACTCACAGGGAATTCCTTTTTCTCCTTCCGGTTTTGCTCACTGGATGGTGGCTTGGGACTCCCTCCATTCACACTGCCATCTGAATCATTATCTGTAATGAAAAACCAGGCAGGTAAAATTACACTTACACAGTATTAATATCAGTTCACGCTGTCAAACAAGGAGGGTGTGAATCCAAAGATCAACCATGTTTACATCAGGCTCCCTTACCTTTAAGTTCAGATTTACTTGGAgcttgcaaaaaaaataaaacatttcagcgcttatgaagaaaaatgaagaagacAAAGTATGCAGACTCATACTGTGAATAAATCTGGATTTAGAAATAGACACAGATATGCTGAGACTCACCAGGATCCGAGGAGTGCGACAAAAGGCCGGGGCTACTGACGCTGGCTGACAGGAGGTCTGGAGATGAGTTCTCCACCTTGTTGCCCTGCTCAGGTGTGCTCTGTCTGCGAGCCACTTGGCTCGGTCCATTCTCCGAGTTAGGGAACCTCTTTACTGTCACAGACCTCTCATCGTTAAGGCCCATTTCCTCTGATGAGGTGCTTGAAGTTGGCTGAGAAGAAACATAACACTACAACACATTTAATCTTTACTTAAacctaaaaaaaattacagcaaaAGTAGACATCTTTAAATTTAGGTGTTACCTttggaggcagaggaggaggaacgCCTGGCTTGATGGTTGATCTGAAATTGAACCATTTTTAGCAGTAAGGTGTAAACCAGCAGAACAAAAGGTCATGCATTCATGATAAAATTTAAATCTGATGGCATAACTCACCGCTCCGTATCATCAAAGGCATCTTCAAGATGGGCGACGTGTCCCCTATAGGACAAACACAGTAATGAGTAACGCGGAAAGTAAGACTCATTTGGGTTTAGGAGGAATGCAAATGTTTATATGAAGTCCTATCTTTGAATGAGAACAATGAGGGGAAGATTCTGTGTTACTACAGACTTTAGATCACATTTGAGGTGACCTAAACCTACTGGGGACAATGATATTATTATGACTATGACCACTACTATAAACTACCAGTTAAAAGTAGGTTTCAAAGCAGCTTCAATGCAGTTGAGCCCAAAATGGTTAGGCTGACATTTCAGCACTTTTTCTCTTCACACAACAGTAGTACACACAGCTTAAATCTACAGTAATCGTCACACCACACATGGTGAATGAAGAGGAGGCAGAAAGGGAGGTGGGCGGACCACGCTGAAAAAATGGTTGTGGCGCAGCAAGGAGGGTGTGGATTGGATGGCGTAGCTTATTACAGCACATGCAGTGTTAGTGTTACCGTTGGAACAATTCATCCTCAACGCTTTTGAGAAGGCTCCTTCGAGGGACAAGACGAGAGCGACACCGACAGTCAAAAAGAGGACAGAGAGAAggtgaaggaggaaaaaaaacccaaaaaacaaacaaacagtcaaaGCACATGGACATGTGAGAGGGAGCTTAAAGACCAAAGTGACATTTCAAAGTGCAAAAGGGGGGCAAGGGGAGTAGGGGAGTGAGCTCATGTACAGCCATAGGTTAGGTCCAGTGAGCAAGCATGTTAATATGAGACACAGTGAAGAAAATCTATATACACAGAGAATCAAGAATGAGTAGTTTCTTTAGGACTAACATGTTTTGACTGtctcaaagtaaaaaaacaaacaaaacaaactcagaCGATGTGAaatccaaacaacaacaaatcttTAATTTGCCTTAAATTCATTTGTCTGGTTAAGCCTCATGAGGCGCATTTATCTAAGACAAACCAGGTAGAGACTGAACGAGAACAACTGGGGGTAAATGGGAGCAGTTCCCATGACAACAGTTTCCATGGATCACCTGGTTGTTATTCCTCCTTCTGCAAAAGGACTCCAGGGGGAGAAGTCATTATCTTTGACATCCTGTGGAAAAGCATACATTCACAGAAATAGATATTTACATAGCTGCAGTTTTGTTAATCATCTGATATCTTTTTactccacacacacgcacgcacgcacgcacgcacgcacacacacacacactacaaacAGAAACTAAAATTAGTGTTAAACAGAAAATGATTTAAACAGAACATGATAATCACCGTTTCATAATGAGCCGCAGTTTCCTTCTGTACTGGTGCTTTAAACTGGAGCTTGTCAACTGTAAAAAACAGAGAtggtgtttcttttcttttctccctttctttGCGCACATCTTTGACACTAGAGGGCATCAGCATCCAACACTtcaacacacacaaagcactGGAGTTATCAACATTGGGCATTAGTACCAGAAAACTTGGGAAAAAATTCCTTCCTAACCTAAAAACAGGTGTAAGAACAAACCCAAAGCAGATCATCTGCTTCCACAACAGTTAACCTGCCAAAACACTACAGAGATCCCTCACTGATTTACGATGTTACGACTTGAATGTTTGGTCTGTAGCTTCGAGACGAGTTGCTCACTAAAGACAGACACAGGTTAAACTTGACGCTGACCAGACCTGTTCCCTTTGGGGAAATATTAGTGTGAGGAAACATGAATTACAGATACATCACAGGACAGATTCTTCAGCAGTTTAGACTTCAGGTTGCGTTCTGTCAAACAGTTGATCCAATAAGGGTGTCTGGTTTGCTGTCCAGTATAAATACGACATGATTCGGCTGTAATTATGAAGGTGAAAGAAATCAGCCCACATAATCACCTTCGCATTAACAAAGACGCGTTGTATTAAAGAATTCAGACCACAGATCCCTCCCCACCTCCCCTTTCCCATGTTTTTCTTCTCAACATATCCAGATAGTGTGGAGGTTGGGAggtaagaaaaacaataaaaaagtttAAAGAATTGAAGCCGAGTGATCAGGTGAGTCTTACGAGGCAAGCTTTGCTTTCTTGTCAGGGTAAGATTAGTCATTTAAATGCAATTTCAAGTCAGTCAGCCTAACAGGAACCAAGATGTCACAATATCCAAATTATTCAGCCTTACAAAAAAGCTGAAGTTACATTAGGTAGCCACTATATGCAGACAAAATCGCCTTATTAGTACCATTTAAATGTCAAACCGAGTGTTCCATTTCTACAACATTATCATATTTCTAATGAAATCTTAGGGGTGAGGGTTGGAattagacaaacacacactgtctcACTACTCTCACACTGACCTGCATCCACCCTGTGTCCCTCAGTGAAGCTAGGACTTGAGGGTGGCTCTCTTTGGTCTGTTCCATTGTTTGCTTCATGGTGGAGGGAAGGTCATATAACAGTGAGAAATTTAGATAAAAGAAACCAGACAAGAAGTACATCTGATACAAGCGATCACAGCACAGACGAGCACAAAACACAATGCAGCATGGTATAAATACCACACCTATCTCAACGCCAGGCAGCTGTTAGGTCATTCTAAAATGATGAAATGAAGAAATGGCCACAAACTACTGACACAACAGGCACAACACTGCATTCGGCTTTATCTATCACAACTAACGgcgacacaaaaaaaaaacaaaaaaaaaaaaaacacagcttccCTGAAGGGGCAGGGGGCAAGATGTAGAACTGTGACAACTGGACCCATCGCCAAATTCTTGAAAACAATTTCTGGCTAAAAACTTGAGATTTTTAGGAAAACTCAGAGACCCTTCAGACAAGCTATTTTGAAGGATTCCTTGAGCAACAGATGAGACAACACTTAACATGTAAAAATAGCACAAGCGACTTTACTTTCTCTTCCATGAatccacagacttttttttttagacacgCCAAAACATGCTGTGGCCTGGAAAGGTGCCAGCCTCTGCTGCAGGATTAAAGGAATGACCCTTGGTGATGCCACCAGACCTAGATCGACCTAACCACTCACAACAGCTAACACGCAAACCAACGACAGGACAGAAGCACAGCGAGCGATTGCGGAGAGGGGCTGGCCTTAATGATCCATTTAGCTTTGATGTTCACTTACAGTCGATCTCTGAGCGCGTCCTCTCAGCTCTGGCATGCTTGTTGGTGGAGCGGATGGTGTGTCTGACTTCGCTGTTTCCCTGAAACTGATGGTGAAAGACAGAATTTTTATTGAGGGAGCAGCACTTCAGAAGACAGTAAAATGTTAGGAGCTTATATAATATTCAGTGTGTAATTATTAGTTATCGCATTATCTTTTTAGATTATCTACAAAATTTGAGTTACGGTTAGCCAAAGCTGAGCTGAGACCAGCTTTTCTGGAGCATGATCACATTATTATGCATCCCAGTGGCTGTTTGTTTGCAACAAGCTCTATTGCTTGCAGTCAATAGCCTTTAGAGTTTTTTCACTCATCGTGGCCAAGACAGTGCTACTGCTGTCAGTGGGAGAAAAGCACAATGGTCCTTTAAAAAGCGCTGGTACCACCTCTTTGGCTGCCACATAGATGTGATGTTGAATCCAGTCGGAATAATAATGTCATTGGAGAGAATCAGGAAGAGGGGGAAGGGAAGTTTTAGGGGAACATGAAAGACCTGAAAGAAGCTCGCTGGTTATAGTTCACCGCTGAAAACATGTCACACAttctaatatttacattcacTGATAAGAATCTGTCGTGTAGCTCAAATAGCAAGTGATAGTTTAACGTACTTCTTTAAATCAGTTATTTGCAACAAGTTCAAACATGTTCAAACAAACATGTACCAAGAACTGCATTACAGGTTTAATATTTTCAGGGTATAAATAAAAGTTGTGTGTTTATATTTCTGATTACTAGCTTGTTGACTGGGTTGGCTTTGATTTTCTTAGACAATCTCCTAACAACACACATTTCTATATATGATTTGGAGTCAGTTATTACCTCAAGGTCATCCTCATCCATTTCTCCAAAATTCTGGTGGTTGTCCGGGTTGTTCATCTTATCAATAAGCTCTGTGGCAAGTCTCCTCGTCAAACCCGTCTGAGCCATAAACACATGCTGGGAGAAACACTAAAGAGTTAGAGATCTTTACCAGGATCATAACAGGAAAACAGCTGTTTGTGTTAGACACCTGACACCAATTTGACACATAAGAGTCATAAAGGTACAGAAGCAAAGAATTTAGATTCATGTGGGGGTGGATGAAAAGGAAAGCACACTCTCTGTCAGTTCAAAGATTTTTTACAAATCATGACCTTATCAGGTCTTAAATTTAGGGAAATACTACCCGAGTTGTTAAATAATGACAtcatctgaggttgtatttacctAATTTTAAGACATGCAAAGAACCCCATTTCTTTTATTATGTCCTGATGCATAAAACTTTTGTATTTAAAGAGGGTGTACTTTCTTTTCAGATTGCAGATTGTAGGTAGTGTTCTACCCCAAAAGCTTGTTACAGATCACCAACTCCTAGCTATAAGgataaatcatcacattctaGGACTTCTGGGATGCAACTATCCTCAGAGATACATGCTGTACTAATGAGACGAGAATACACTGTGCTTGTATACCTAAAAATTAGAAACAGGTGCTAACTGAACTCTGGCTCCCATCCTAAAGAGCTGAAACTAAGATAAGCTTTAATAAATACgaaacactgaaaacagttCAAGGCCAGAGTCTGACGGCAAGCCAAACACTGAGAACGTCAGCCAAACCACACAGAAGCTGAGGAGGCCAGCTGGGGTTCATAAGGCTCTGCTGAATTTGGACAGAATGACAACTTCTATTTGTTTGTCAGGTGTTTTAGATTTGCAAAGGAACATAGGCcaacaagcaaaagaaaaaaagaagacgaagaagacaCTGCAAAAAACAACAGACTCTCCGaaaacattcacattttttaaacatcagCGCTCATACTGcactatattttttttattttgaacatttCAACCACGCATGGAAAACCAGAGTAATATTTATTACCCCTAGAATTTTTTCTGCAGTGGGCCGCTTCTTTGGGCTCTTTGTTAAACACACTTTCACAAAGTTATGGAAGGCAGGAGACCTGTTGGATAAGATAAGTTTGTTTAAAACAACGATTATTCATATTATCTAAGAGCAAGGTATAAAGGTATAAATTATATCGCAATCCAACAATAGCATTGTGATTACTTTGGAACACTCACCATTTGCTCTTATCTTTTAGCTTTGGAGGCTGGAAGCTACTCTTCGACATCAAAAACAAGGCCCTACAGCAGATAAAGGAATGAGGATTTAATGACGCCAAGGAGGAAAATGTATTAATATATTATGTAAGGGAGCTCTAACTGATCATTTATGGGGAGGAAGTAAAACATACCTCATTGGATGCAAGTCAAACATCGGAGGCTGGAGCTCAGCCAACTCTATGGCTGTGATGCCAACAGCCCAGACGTCACACAGCTGGTTGTAGCCCCCGTTCTTCTCCACTGCAGCTACTTCAGGAGCCATCCTAAAGAAAGTGAGGACAGAGATTTAGCAGTGGCTCATTTGTTAGAATAAAAAGCAGAAGTCAGCTTTAGTGAAAGAGCAGAGGCCTGAATGTACCAGGGTCTACACATCTATAGCGTGTGACATTGAACTTTCATCTAGAAAATGGTGAAAAATATTCTAGGATGGAGCTGAAAAGGCTTAGAGTCTTTCACCAGCGCTCTTTAACCAAACTAACAAAAGCTGTCAAGGGCCTAGAGGCCTGTTTTACACAGATGACACACTCACCAATAAGGTGTTCCGATAAAGGACTTTCTTTTGGCAATGGTGGCTGTTATTTTGGCTGCAACTCCAAAGTCAGCTGTAAGAAGGATAACAGGGCTTTTCAGATTATGTAATGCACATACAGCTAAAGGCTGTTCAGGAGTTCAGGTTCTTATGAAATAAAGATGCTGAAGAGGAACTTACCCAACTTCACGTCTCCGTTGTCTGTCAGCAGTATGTTGGCACCCTGTAAAGAGTAAACATTTGATTTATGCTGAGaaaatccatttaaaaaacatacaaCAAGAATTTATTAACATTAGAATGAAGCTTGATTCTCATGTAAAACAACGTTTCAAAAATGTACATTAGATTCAAACAGTTGTATCTATTATGGATCTCAATATGATCACTTCAGGCACACACTGTACTGCTGTGAGCACAGGAGCTCCGCCCACCTGCTcctcaaaccttctgtttgcgaGGGGGAGCCAATCAGAAAAAGTTGGCTTAAAGAGTGTTTCAGAGATTGAACTGAAGAGCTATATCAAAGCAGATAAGGATCATCTTATAATGTTAATGACGTAAAGTCGCTCAAGCAGagtctaaaaagataaatacagGGCCAGAAATAACCACAATAACAGCTTTATATGTGTAAAGATTTCTCAGCAACACCCGGCATGTTACTATCCTGGCGTCTCGTAAACTTGGAGTAGTATCACAGCCTTTAATAGTTTCACTAATATTGTTTCTGCTGGCTGTGACTGACGGTGTCTCTGGTGGCATCCTGCGGTGAGAgtagaggaaacaggaagtgcttGCTGCATAGAGCTGAAAAAGATAATAGATCCAGCCCTGACCTTTATGATAACACATGAGAGCGAAGTTCCAGGCTTTAGTGCATGCATCGAGCAAAGTTAAATTCAGCTCAAAAGTGCAAAAGTAGCATCAGTCACATGCTTCCGAGCAAGCACACCCAGTTATGCTTTTCCTGTGACTTTGGTTTTACACCTATGCTGCCATGTCCGACCTCTGCCCCATTTTGAGGGCCACCAATGCATTCATGCTGACATTAATAGTACTGAAACTGCTACTTGTGCTGCTGCTTTTTCTTGAGATGTTCTGAAATTTACTGCTTAAAGTATCATCAGACGGTCGGTGTTTGTATGTGATGTATTACAACAGCCACGATAAGGAGACAAAATTCACattcaaagaaaatgaaataaaaaccaaTTGTACCTTGATATCGCGGTGCAtcttccccttaatgtggagATATCCCAAACCCTGTAAAGGAAGGCACAGCATTACGTAATGACCACATTTGAAACCACAAACTCTGTAACGTTTCCTCAAAATATTCCAAGTAAATTACCTGTAAGGTCTCTCTGCAGACGTATGCTATTTGAAGCTCTGACAGAGGTCCAGTCACTATTACACACATTCATTCAATGTTAGTAGGGCTGAAGACAGAGATGGCACAAGGTGCATAGCAATAAAACGTAGTTCATGTCTGCACCTTGCCATGTATGAATAAAACTAAAGCTCACCATGATAGATGTCCTGCAGAGATCCTCCCCCGCAGTACTCCATGCATATCCAAAGTTTCTCTCgactagaaaaaaaaagcagaattaaGAACATTTTAACCACTTATGCAGTCACAAAATACACCAGAGCAAACAAACATTTTGAGAAGCTGCGAAGCTtgttttagaaaaaataaaataaaattgctcCCTGATAAAAAACAACTAAGAATAAGAGGTGTAAGAGTTCTGAAACTGGAAATGAATCCTCCATagaaagtttcttcctgtttcacaTGAAAGCTGAACATCTAAAAAGCCTTCAGGTAAAGCGTGTGCTGAAAATACAACAAGCGATCGCTGCTGTGGTGAGAAGTTTTCTCTCAGCTTTGTTGTTCACACGCTACACCctaaaaaacatataaaaacagACCAAAAACAGTAACAAGGCCTTATAATTTAGAGAATGGTTGCAGTCCTAATAAAAACGACACGTGAACCAGTAGAGGGGTTGCTCACTGCCACCTTGTTTCACTCAACATTTAGGTGGTCATGGAAACCATTTCAGGTAACTAAAGGGGTCAACAGGAAACTTAAAATTTCCCCAGATAAACAGGGGTTCCTTTGATTAAATTAAGGTAGTTTTATAATAATTAATGCACAGTTCATTGCTCATTAACGCTTTACTGCATCCAGTTGAGCTCTGTGTGGCAACGCCACATAAGACATGCCTGCTGAGATAAGACATACAGCTCTCTGCACGAATAGCCAAATAAAATAGTTCAGAGGCTTTTATTCCATTTAAACCTGCTGGAAGTCTAAGGAAGATGTGGGCGGAACCGGGCCAACTTCCTCTGAAATACCAGCCACAAATCATGGACTCCATTAAAACAGAAGAATAGCATCCTGGCACCGAAGGGCCTAGTCAGCACCCGTCTGCCCAGTTGAAGAGTCTGAGTCAtactttcacacacacaggtttaCTAAGTAATTAAATACATCATGTGAGTTTCAGGCAGTGGCTTGTTAAATCCTTTTGACAGTTACATATGAATTCCACAAATGTTATGCACTCGACTGGCTGTGagagtgaggaaaaaaagaaaacaaactgtgaGGGTAAAATGACTACGCAGGAGCATTTTGTGCTGGCTCTTACCAGAGGTAGCTCCCAAAGTAGGCCACAATATTGTGGTGCTTGCATTCCTTCACCATGAAGATTTCCTGCTGTATGATGGAAAAGTCATCCCctggaaacagagagagaaatcacagacacacggaccaaaaaaaagtgtttatttcattttctgccctgctttgttttaaaatggaaaattactgcagtcttaaaataaaaaccatttAGTTTTAAAGATCATGTAAAAACCCTCAGAGGTAGTATGTTTTTTGGGCACTAAAGTCTGTTGACACAAACGACCACACAAGCATCCAGCGTGTGACAATGCTTGCATCTTCCTTAAACTTTAGGctttaaaaaggcaaaaaaacaaccctAAACCTTCTCTTTGTTATCTTTTCAGTTCAGTAAACAAAAAGTCTTCCCATGTTTGCCAAGGTTTCACCATATTTTATCCCTGTGTAAATACAGCAGGATACAGAACACTCAATGACATGAGAGGTTTTAAAGTTTATGTGGTATAGGTCATTATCAAAGCAGCATTCCAGCTCAGCAAAGATCACCACCACATTTAACCAGTAGGaagcaaaaagacaaaaatatgtaaGCTCAGCTGTCCCAGTTGAGCATAGAAAGACAGCCCTGGAATACATTAACAGCTGGTTAAGATCAACTACACTCTGTGACTGTCATCACAGGCAATGCTTTAAGCTTAAGTTCATATATAAATGTCTTTGGTTCCGCGATCAATCATCCAGGTTAGGAAATGAAGTACTCAAACTGATGAAGCTTTTCTCCCAGTGAAACGCTACATGCAGATGAACAAAATCCACTTTCTTTGATTCACACATAAATATACTCTCTGCTTAAATA
It encodes the following:
- the map4k5 gene encoding mitogen-activated protein kinase kinase kinase kinase 5 isoform X5 — translated: MDIFTRPSNEIQRRNPQHDFELIQRVGSGTYGDVYKARNIQTGELAAVKVIKLEPGDDFSIIQQEIFMVKECKHHNIVAYFGSYLCREKLWICMEYCGGGSLQDIYHVTGPLSELQIAYVCRETLQGLGYLHIKGKMHRDIKGANILLTDNGDVKLADFGVAAKITATIAKRKSFIGTPYWMAPEVAAVEKNGGYNQLCDVWAVGITAIELAELQPPMFDLHPMRALFLMSKSSFQPPKLKDKSKWSPAFHNFVKVCLTKSPKKRPTAEKILGHVFMAQTGLTRRLATELIDKMNNPDNHQNFGEMDEDDLEFQGNSEVRHTIRSTNKHARAERTRSEIDSNNGTDQREPPSSPSFTEGHRVDAVDKLQFKAPVQKETAAHYETDVKDNDFSPWSPFAEGGITTRGHVAHLEDAFDDTERSTIKPGVPPPLPPKPTSSTSSEEMGLNDERSVTVKRFPNSENGPSQVARRQSTPEQGNKVENSSPDLLSASVSSPGLLSHSSDPAPSKSELKDNDSDGSVNGGSPKPPSSEQNRKEKKEFPKPAINGLPPTPKVLMGACFSKVFDGCPLKINCATSWIHPDTKDQYLIFGTEDGIYTLNLNELHEATMEQLFPRKCTWLYVINNNLMSLSGKTFQLYSHNLIGLFEQMKKPGLAAQFQTHRFPLPKRFALTTKIPDTKGCHKCCIVRNPYTGHKYLCGALQSGIVLLQWYEPMQRFMLIKHFDFPLPSPLKVFEMLVVPEQEYPLVCVAISQATEPSQVVCFETINLNSCSSWFTEIGPGNQQVDAIHVTQLERDTVLVCLDQNVKIVNLLGRLKSNKKLASELSFDFCIEAVVCLQDSVLAFWKHGMQGKSFKSNEVTQEISDPSRVFRLLGSDRVVVLESRPTDNPTALSNLYILAGHENSY
- the map4k5 gene encoding mitogen-activated protein kinase kinase kinase kinase 5 isoform X4, translated to MDIFTRPSNEIQRRNPQHDFELIQRVGSGTYGDVYKARNIQTGELAAVKVIKLEPGDDFSIIQQEIFMVKECKHHNIVAYFGSYLCREKLWICMEYCGGGSLQDIYHVTGPLSELQIAYVCRETLQGLGYLHIKGKMHRDIKGANILLTDNGDVKLADFGVAAKITATIAKRKSFIGTPYWMAPEVAAVEKNGGYNQLCDVWAVGITAIELAELQPPMFDLHPMRALFLMSKSSFQPPKLKDKSKWSPAFHNFVKVCLTKSPKKRPTAEKILGHVFMAQTGLTRRLATELIDKMNNPDNHQNFGEMDEDDLEFQGNSEVRHTIRSTNKHARAERTRSEIDSNNGTDQREPPSSPSFTEGHRVDAVDKLQFKAPVQKETAAHYETDVKDNDFSPWSPFAEGGITTRGHVAHLEDAFDDTERSTIKPGVPPPLPPKCYVSSQPTSSTSSEEMGLNDERSVTVKRFPNSENGPSQVARRQSTPEQGNKVENSSPDLLSASVSSPGLLSHSSDPAPSKSELKDNDSDGSVNGGSPKPPSSEQNRKEKKEFPKPAINGLPPTPKVLMGACFSKVFDGCPLKINCATSWIHPDTKDQYLIFGTEDGIYTLNLNELHEATMEQLFPRKCTWLYVINNNLMSLSGKTFQLYSHNLIGLFEQMKKPGLAAQFQTHRFPLPKRFALTTKIPDTKGCHKCCIVRNPYTGHKYLCGALQSGIVLLQWYEPMQRFMLIKHFDFPLPSPLKVFEMLVVPEQEYPLVCVAISQATEPSQVVCFETINLNSCSSWFTEIGPGNQQVDAIHVTQLERDTVLVCLDQNVKIVNLLGRLKSNKKLASELSFDFCIEAVVCLQDSVLAFWKHGMQGKSFKSNEVTQEISDPSRVFRLLGSDRVVVLESRPTDNPTALSNLYILAGHENSY
- the map4k5 gene encoding mitogen-activated protein kinase kinase kinase kinase 5 isoform X2, which translates into the protein MDIFTRPSNEIQRRNPQHDFELIQRVGSGTYGDVYKARNIQTGELAAVKVIKLEPGDDFSIIQQEIFMVKECKHHNIVAYFGSYLCREKLWICMEYCGGGSLQDIYHVTGPLSELQIAYVCRETLQGLGYLHIKGKMHRDIKGANILLTDNGDVKLADFGVAAKITATIAKRKSFIGTPYWMAPEVAAVEKNGGYNQLCDVWAVGITAIELAELQPPMFDLHPMRALFLMSKSSFQPPKLKDKSKWSPAFHNFVKVCLTKSPKKRPTAEKILGHVFMAQTGLTRRLATELIDKMNNPDNHQNFGEMDEDDLEFQGNSEVRHTIRSTNKHARAERTRSEIDSNNGTDQREPPSSPSFTEGHRVDAVDKLQFKAPVQKETAAHYETDVKDNDFSPWSPFAEGGITTRSLLKSVEDELFQRGHVAHLEDAFDDTERSTIKPGVPPPLPPKPTSSTSSEEMGLNDERSVTVKRFPNSENGPSQVARRQSTPEQGNKVENSSPDLLSASVSSPGLLSHSSDPAPSKSELKDNDSDGSVNGGSPKPPSSEQNRKEKKEFPKPAINGLPPTPKVLMGACFSKVFDGCPLKINCATSWIHPDTKDQYLIFGTEDGIYTLNLNELHEATMEQLFPRKCTWLYVINNNLMSLSGKTFQLYSHNLIGLFEQMKKPGLAAQFQTHRFPLPKRFALTTKIPDTKGCHKCCIVRNPYTGHKYLCGALQSGIVLLQWYEPMQRFMLIKHFDFPLPSPLKVFEMLVVPEQEYPLVCVAISQATEPSQVVCFETINLNSCSSWFTEIGPGNQQVDAIHVTQLERDTVLVCLDQNVKIVNLLGRLKSNKKLASELSFDFCIEAVVCLQDSVLAFWKHGMQGKSFKSNEVTQEISDPSRVFRLLGSDRVVVLESRPTDNPTALSNLYILAGHENSY